The following proteins are encoded in a genomic region of Corticium candelabrum chromosome 19, ooCorCand1.1, whole genome shotgun sequence:
- the LOC134195272 gene encoding leucine zipper transcription factor-like protein 1, giving the protein MAGELGLNEHHTATVINYLRFDRFKRDQRLKVVDGAFEELKDSRLSTDETFTADEVISMLDGLCAVVKGDMESELINTAHTNVLLLHQMFEQAETWRLKLNADVSQLENKELIDKVALMEEKHFSSSASVSKTSLAEKKRLQPLNEEGGTALLHMEIERMKEENERLRARIQTAESKATEALTEKSQLKSQLDDTRQSLEKAKISEKQTADQLAHLETKSSSTSNQLPSKGVDSQVVKALEDQLTQTKHELLAAKAEVETTKEELDKKVSETSQFSNMKKMLSKKNDQLKELRTRLKKYEPNAVD; this is encoded by the exons ATG GCGGGCGAGTTGGGCTTGAATGAGCATCACACGGCCACTGTCATCAACTACCTGAGATTCGATCGTTTCAAACGCGATCAGAGACTGAAGGTCGTCGATGGAGCATTCGAAGAGTTGAAAGACAGCAG ATTAAGCACAGACGAGACCTTCACAGCAGATGAAGTGATCAGCATGCTGGATGGTCTGTGTGCTGTTGTGAAAGGAGACATGGAGTCGGAGCTGATCAACACGGCTCACACAAACGTCCTCCTACTGCATCAGATGTTTGAACAGGCAGAAACGTGGAGACTGAAACTAAACGCTGACGTTTCTCAGCTAGAAAATAA GGAATTGATTGACAAGGTCGCGTTAATGGAAGAAAAGCATTTCTCATCATCAGCTTCTGTCTCTAAG ACTTCTTTGGCTGAGAAGAAGAGGCTGCAGCCACTTAATGAAGAAGGTGGCACTGCTCTATTGCATATGGAGATAGAGAGAATGAAGGAAGAGAATGAGCGGCTTAGAGCTAGAATACAGACAGCAGAATCAAAG GCTACTGAAGCACTGACAGAGAAAAGCCAATTGAAGAGTCAATTGGATGATACAAGACAAAGTCTGGAGAAAGCAAAGATCTCAGAAAAACAG ACTGCTGATCAATTGGCTCATTTGGAGACAAAGAGCAGTTCAACATCCAACCAACTTCCATCCAAG GGAGTTGACAGTCAAGTGGTGAAGGCACTCGAAGACCAactgacacaaacaaaacacgaACTACTGGCTGCTAAGGCTGAAGTAGAAACGACAAAAGAG GAGCTGGACAAGAAAGTCTCCGAGACGAGTCAGTTTTCCAACATGAAGAAAATGCTTAGCAAGAAGAACGACCAGCTAAAGGAGCTGCGGACGCGACTAAAAAA GTATGAACCAAATGCAGTCGACTGA